The following are from one region of the Candidatus Neomarinimicrobiota bacterium genome:
- a CDS encoding DUF4416 family protein, with product MKTTQPQPVKYFIGALYSDAELLERAISHCEQRIGEIDLRSDPFPFDVTSYYDDEIGTAISRIIFSFDALLSPGELARLKVICNEIEDALMVDGSRKVNLDVGYLDFHKLVLASAKYNGQKIYLDRGVYADPTLYFEGGQFHAFENTFPDFKSNTYHSVFLKIRNTYKAQIKT from the coding sequence TTTATTGGTGCCCTATACTCAGACGCTGAACTCCTGGAGCGGGCCATATCTCATTGTGAACAACGGATTGGAGAAATCGACTTGAGATCCGATCCATTCCCTTTTGATGTGACTTCCTATTATGATGATGAGATTGGTACTGCCATCTCCAGAATCATATTCAGCTTTGATGCCTTGTTATCTCCTGGGGAACTGGCACGTCTAAAAGTCATTTGCAATGAAATTGAGGATGCGTTGATGGTGGATGGATCCAGGAAGGTGAATCTGGATGTGGGCTATCTGGATTTTCACAAATTGGTCTTGGCCTCAGCCAAATACAATGGTCAAAAAATCTATTTAGATCGGGGCGTTTACGCAGATCCCACACTGTATTTTGAGGGAGGGCAATTCCATGCGTTTGAAAACACCTTCCCAGACTTTAAATCAAATACCTATCATTCAGTTTTTCTCAAAATCCGCAACACCTACAAGGCTCAGATCAAGACCTGA